The window AAGGATATTCTACATCGAATTTTTGGTGATCATTTGATAAGGACTttagaattatttcaactttcaatattgaaaacAAACGATACTATCGGGCTATCAATATTGTACAACATAATGCTCAAATTTAAGCGTCTTACTGAATCAAAGTTGAAAGTCTTTGTAAATGCTATAACAGATTCAAGTTCTTTGTTTGAATATTACGGCATGCAAAGTAAAGCAATTTACATTTCATTGGAGtcttcaattattttacaGATTTATTCATTGTCTTCTCTCTCAAACCGtgaatttatcaaattatGCATTTCAGACAAACGACCGCATCTAAATCCTATTACTCGCAGAGtttcagaattattaaCGGTTTTAACAAAACTAATAGATGAACCAGATGGTCACAACGatcaaataaagaaactAATTGACAGAGTTCAATCATCCCTAATCAATTGGTTGCTGTCatcaaatgaatttttgcaaaatgaaaattacATTGGGCCTGAAGAAGGttgtatatttataattaacaATGCTGACGCAATAATTTCAGTGTTACGAGGAAAAAACGGAATTTCTTTAGATAATTTTCAGCATTTATTCCGTGAATACAcacaaaaatatattgaatatcGCTTGAATAATTCATATTCTGGAATAATGCAAGTTGTTGATTCAAAATTCTGCTTAAGGGAAGTTAATCTagaatatattaacaaaataCTCACAAGCTTTAATAACacttggaaaaaaaatattgatattgaaTTGCAAGCTACATTAACGTCATTTTCAAACTTTCATACAAGCGAGGAGATATTAAGACTGCTTGGAACTACCGTTGCAATGAGGTATTCCAAGTTCATAAAtgtaataaaaaatgagtACGAAATAAGCGGATTATTGGAAAAGAATAAGGTAGATATTGAGGTAATACTGGATTACATTCAGAGTTGTTTATACCCTACTAATACAAGAACTGACTTACTTACCTGAATTTCTTAGAttttaacaatatttttatttcttttgttGGTTACACGTAGCAGCGGGCTTGGTCTAGGTGGTTATGACGCTTGCCTTACACGCAAGAGATCACGAGTTCGAGTCTCGTAGCCCGTATTTTACggttttttctttttgcaCGACTTCTAGTCTTTTCGAGTTCGACCTAAAAAAGAATCATATTagtttataataatataattttcacAGGGATGAATAGGTTTTcgatttaatatttagcAATCATTTAATCAAGATATCCTATTTTACGAAAGCATTCACTACTCTTGTCGGacaaatttttgaaataatattgataaaattcCTTCCAACtttggaattaaaaaataaatcgAAGCACTCTACTAATACTTTTAGTAAATATTGCTTTGGTTTTACAAAAGATTCTTCATTGGTTTTTGAGTTTTTGAATAGCGCTTCGCTCTATTgaaagttattttttttttcaaattaaattGTGCAACTTACAATTTTTTTGCTTTTTGAAATGTATTGTTTTTGCTTTAACAGAGCATTATACCTAACTTTTTTGAACACAACATTGTTGGGCTCAACTTTCAAAGCTATATCCGCACATTCAACGCATTGTTTATATTCGCTCAATTCGAATAGCGCTATACATTTGTGGTGTAATGCTTTCAAATTATTCGATTCATATTCCAGAGCCTTATTTGCATAGTGTATAGCGTTTGGATAGTCTTGGAGCTTCAAGTACGCAATAGATAGATTAGAGTCCAATTGCATTTTCAAGACCTTAATTTCCTTGTCTTTGTCTGGCATTTCAGAATAAACATTTTTTGACAAAATATAACAACATGACCTGTATGCTCTAAGCCAATGCTCAATAGCTTTCtcatattctttattattaaactcCTTAAATTTTAATCATGAAAAAAAGTCGGGCATATTTCCAAAAACCTACCTCATTTCCTTTCTCTTTTGCCGTTGGAGTCAAATTATCATTGAGTTGAAAGTCAGATGTTTCGTCACAATTTACACTATGCCtaattttatcaattttttcatcaatCATATTTGTCCCTGGAATATCAATTAACAAAATTTCATAAAATTCTTGGcatgaattaaaaaaaaaggcCAGTGCGCGATTAATACTCACAAGACGGCGCTAATGTCAAATTTCTgcacaaaaaaaaaagcatgCACTTTGTTATTAAggtattaaaaaaaaaaatcagcTCATATAGATCTCAGCTTTAAAGCGACTAATAgtgaataatataataaattaatacatttttaATTAGTAGAACTTaagaaatttttattacaaattCACAAGATTTTTAGAAATTAGCATTTTTATAtccagaaaaaaaataaaaattgcaGTATAGTCTTAAAGCGTAATGTCGTAATTCCTCATCTATTATTGCAGGTACCCAGATTGATACCTATTTATACATGCTTCAATGATATTGATTAACATACTATTTTAAAATTGTATTTACAGtgaattatttcaataaaaaaaaaaaaaaattattggaCTGAGGTGTTTgcttaattatattattgaatttatgTAGAGGAAATCTAGATAATTATTGGCAGTGGGATTTACTATATTTGTAAATCAATCAAATATATGCTTCCAATATTTCATATATAAACCACTGAGTGAAGAGGTTTTTCCAGCGAAATCGATGTGCAATTCTTACTCTGAATGGAATTCGTGCataaataactttgaaGATCCAGATGGTTTTGAAGATATATACAATCCTGGAGTAGGCTCAGTTTTTACCACAAATCAATTTCATGAGCTTACTTTACCTGCAAGAGCAACAATTGGAgatgaatatatttggGTTTCTCAAGAAGTAGAAGAAGATAGTGTTCATTCGAACCAAAGATTATTCGAAGGTTTAAATGCTACTCAAGTTTGTAATGAACTGGAATATTCAGAGGCTCCCAACTAttggaataataattttagaGAGTATTTAACTAATTTTCAAGCACCTAATCAGAacatatattcaaatacaaACCAAACTTCATTAAATGCAGATGAcacattttctttaagCAATAATTGCGGTAGAGTATCATCTGATAACTCATCAGTCTCTCACACGTCTACCTTGCATGGTGTTTGGGTCGTTCCAAATAGAGATAGCGATACTAATTTAGTGAcaaataaaagtaaattcGATCATTCATCGGATGATGTTTCATCTTCTATTGAAACGAGCAATTCAGAAATACGCAGGAGGCTTCATTTTTCACGTCAAAAGTCAGATATAATGATCGATGGAACACGAATTAAAACCGATAAccataaatataaaaataatgatgagATTTCCATGTTAGTTGCTTCCGGAGGAGCTCCTTTAGGAAGGCTTGATGAAATTGGGGGAGTAGAGTGGTATCCAGAAAGACAATCTTGGAAAGTCGTTGGACACACTGGAATCTCTTGGTGCGTTAGAAGGAAAACATGGCGTGTTTGGTTTATTACATCGGGAGGAACAAGAGCGACCAGATCATTTAACCCCAAAGAACATGGAACAGTTGCCGCTGCGCTTAAAGTAGCAATTGAGTTTCTTGAGCACAAGCGCGCAGAGAAGTCGCCAGCTCAGAAAAATTTAAGAGGTAGAGCACGACGTTCgaatttatattcaaacaGTTTTGTTGATGGTTTTTCAAAATCGAATAATCTGTCATTAAATGAAAGTACTTATGAACATGCTAGcgatttaataaattaacaattatctcagattaatattttccGAGTAGCCCTCATGCAATGCTCTGAAAAGAGATGTTCCAAATGAGATCCCTAAATggtttattaaattttccaATGGcgtattaattatttctttaattgagCGAAAGTTAGAGGTAAgaactttaatatttttggcATTTATCCCAGGTAGATACCTTAGAAATGCAGTTGCATAATAATTGGATTTGGTTGAGTCTGAGGatacttttctttttttacctttagattttttttccttttcaattgaaatatCATTTGCTTTAAGAATTCCAGTATTCAAAGTACTAGCATCTTTTAGATTAGGTTGCTCTCTATCTTTCTTGATGCGGAGAATAactaatgaagaaaatgacGAATTGCAActccaaataaatttaatattaggAAAATGCCTTGttagaagaattaatttcaaataaatgtCGCAAGAATTAAACTTCATTGGCAAAAAATTTTGTTGCATCCCTtgatgatttaatatttctatcaagctatttaattcaattagTATTACAGGGGTGGAATAATGTTTTGAAATCCATTGCAATTGCGTGAATAGCCTTCCATTACTAAGTGAGTTGACTAAGTCAGGTAGTGACTTCCGTTCAATACATACATCGCGAGATATTACGTAATCTCCTATTTCTAAACTCATAGGAATTATTTTAACTCCTTTGCAAAAAAGCTGATATGGAAGAGATGACCTAAATTCTCGTATATCTAcgattattttttgaatatcattttcttctttatacCGATCTTGATAAATTGAGGAGTTGCTAAGCTTTGCTAATATTTCACCTTCAGTTATGTCACTTAACGGCACAACTAAAGTTTTTTTGTGCCTTTCAAGACCTATCCATGAGAGTTCTTCACTTTTTATTGCGTTAAGGAGCTTTTCctatagaaatattattaattataaaatatttgaatattgaaACTTACATGCCTAAGAGAATTCTGAATTGTAATCATAATTACCTGTATATACAATTTTATACTTTTCTCTGAAGTTGCAGTAAATAATTCGATTTCCCTGAGCAATGAAATGTCGGGATCCAACATTATAATTAGATGCGGTGAATGTAATGAGAGTATATTCCAGAATTTCcctaataattaattagattttagaagaaaaacGATTGTTTTCTTACCTTGCACATTAACACTCGGATGActaatgattatttttgGATTAATTCTGTCgtttttgattatttggttcaaatcattattttcagatACACTCAAATTTGGgatagaattaattattaaatcattagaAGAGTATGAGTAATTTAgattactattatttttaattagttTTGATAATACGTCTCTAAGCTGATTAAAAGAATGAAGTTTTTCATTAGAATTAGTACAGGTTGTAGCCCCAAaagaagatattattttcgTAATTATATTCGACACTCCAGACGCTAAATCAAATTCGATATTTTGTAAAgtttcaattaatttcataGCAGAAAAATTTTGTGGGCCATTTAGTACCAAAAATTCGACTTCAGCAATTGTAAGGTAGAATTCATCAGGAATAATAAGTAGAACTCTATATTCTGGAACTTTATGCACaaagttattattcaatatattcgAACATATTTCCacatatttttcatttatttgcGAGTATTCGTTTTGATCCAGGCCATATTCGATACCATCCGTTTCTACAAAAATGGTTTCATCACAAGTTTTTGTTTCAGCATTTTTTCCCAAAGAATTTAAGTTAGAGTTCAATtcaatttgattttttttgacTGAAAGCCTAACatataaatcattttcttgTAATAAAGTAGaaatatcatcatcagTGAGTTCTTTACCAATATTTGAGAtaatatcaattaattgaatatatacGGGATTAACCTCAAGAGAAAGAGTAAAAGGAGTTTCAGATCCActgctattattattagctTCATTGTTGATTCTAAATATTCTTGATCTTGATACTTTATATAAAGTTTCAAATTCTGTAGTTAACATCCAAGAAGTATCAATAAGTTTTGATGATCGAATGCATTctaaacaaaaaaagaattcagATGCATCTGATAAATATAGCAATTCAAGCAAATTTCTTAAAGATATAATATCCTTTGTAATTTGTTTGTGTTTAGACGTCATTTTATACCACAAATCTTGCGTTAATGActcaattttattttttaatttttttgatgaGTTATATAGCAAGTCATACATGGTTAATTCAATGTTTGGattaaatttcaaaatttcgTGTAGCCctttttccaataatattttaatgcACTTTTGTATAACATAAAAGTATTCAGTTGCCTTTACTGACTTTtctattacttttattttctgaGTAAGTTTAAACGATTCTTCAACAATAGTATTATTTCTTGggtataaaaataaatcagtTGCCCCTAAATATCTCATGGTAATTCCGGGCCCAAAATATCCCTGATTTAGAATTTCTGGGCGTTGTGAAATTCCTTTAATGAACCCATTTGGATTTTTgcttttaaataattgtaGAATAAACGCATCATTCCAATTTCTAACATTTAAGCTCTCtgcattaaataatataataccATCTATATGTGAAAAATCGAGCTTTTCTGATAATAGATCGGTTAATAGGATTCTTGAAGTGATAATATATATCCCACCATTACTATAAAATGCCtttcttttgtttaaattcatttctgAATTAATAGCCACAAGTTTACTAGAAAGAAGAGAACCATTTCTCGTaaatttatctttatttttatcatgTTGCTTTTGATCCATATTTTGCACAAACAGCTTAAAAGAATCAACCTCAGGTACTGATAagtttaaaataaaaatagaattcCCTGAATTGATTTCTGTGTTAGTCAAGTAGTTGTagatgatattaaaaataccAAGGCCTTTACTTAGGATGATTAGGCAAGACTTGtgattattaatatcatttaGTATTGATTTTTGAAAAGGTAATAGCTGCATTTTTCCccattaaaaatatattcaagagatatgaataaatataatatctGTGGTTTAACATAGtacaatttttaatagtaTACTTATTAAACAATGGCAATAAGttacaaaataaaattctaATTCAAATACGAATTTTACCAAAAATCAGCCCACGCAGGGGATTGAACCCTGGATATTTCGCTTACGAAGCGAACGCATTACCACTATGCTACGGAGGCTAACTAGGTGTGCACTGGGAATTAAAAGCTAATTAATGAAagcaaaaattaatattcagTAGATTTTATGTACATAACTATCAGATTTTatctaataaaatattttttttttttaggCAGCGGTACTAATGTTAAGTGCCGATCTACAGAAATAACTTGTTGGCTACAAAAAAgtttaatacaaattaaattattcaaaatggATACTTCAATATTCgaataactttaatttgCAGCCGTCACACAGTGAGTTTCTCCTGTAGCTCAGCTCGGTTAGAGCGTCGGTCTTATGAGCCGAAGGTCGCGAGTTCGATCCTCGCCGGgagaatttttttcatagTCTTTgcaagaaaataaaaaaaattgacaTTAATTCCTTAATGAATAAACGAGCGATGAGACTATAGCAATTGGCAAGAATAGATATTGGTTTCAATAAGAAAAAGCGTTCTCAGTTGTTTTCTTCACTCTCAACTTCGTCTTTGTCCTCGGTTCCTAGTAATTCTGGTTGCccttcttcctcttcttcctcttcttcttcttcttctccTTCTACTTCTTCTgcttcttcctcttcttcagCCTCTTCAAGTTGCTTCTTTCTGAGGTTCTCTTTTACTTCACGCAGATGgtcaaatgaattaatatcgggtaaaatattgttaaaaatACTTTGGCAATCTGAAATAAGTACTGTGATACATTCGACACATGGTGGAATGGATTGAAACATCGTAATGTTTTTCATACTATTAGGTCTACAAAATGCAGGGGATAAAATTTCAGCAATTTTATGTGCTgtcatattattaatgcTCGACTTTGTTGAAACAAAATGTAGGAAATCAACTAAGAATTTTATTACCAATTTTGAACTATCTGGTAACTTTGAAATAGTCTCCTTaaggaaattaatatagaaGCTGTGGGCTAATTCATGGGTGCCTGAGCTTTTACATTGCCTTACAATTGAATGAAATGTTTCCGAACCCAGTAAAGGCTCATCCAAAGAGTTGAGTATCAATTTAAATGCAGACACTAGGGTAGATGGATCTGAATCAGCAGATCTGAATGGAACTCCACTATCAACTTCTCCAATTATTGAAGTAAGTTTGTCGGCAGATGTTTGTAAGCTAAACAAATTTGGGATTATAACAATGTCAGGTTTAGATAGCTTTTGGACGAAATCAACAATGACGGCTGGTATTTTACCGTATCCTGGAACATTATAACCATTACAAATACATTGCTCCAATAAGCTCATCGATAATAATGCCGGAGCCTCTAATCCTAGAAGTTCTGCATCATCGTGCTTAACAATAAAAGGTAGTCTATTTAGTAACTCTTCTTCTGAAATGTCAGGAATAAAGCGATATAATTCTCTTATTGAATCTGCATACTCGAGCTTTCTCATAAACCTCGGAGACATGTAAGAACTTGTAATCGTTAATAATGCACGATTACTTACACCATAATGAAACATTATCActttttttagattttttttatattctgTAGGCAATAGAGAATAAAATTGCTGTAGAAAGTTTGAGCTGCCATCACTTAGAATATTTGTTCTAGTTAAACATtgaatgataataaattcGGTTCTCACAAATTCTTTAGTGTAATGAACTGCATATCTCATTGCCTTATCAAGTTCATCTACTGTGGGAGGAAGAAAACAAGATACCAACATTATTACTGGCCTTTGAAGCACATCATCTcctaaataaaaaataaaccTCGTTTCTTCATAGCTTAATATGGATTTTTAGGAAGTTAATTTTACTTGTTTAAGCGACGTTTATAgtatatttttgtttacTTACCTATTAAATACTTTATCCTGAGTTGCTTCTATTATTGCTTCGTAATAGCTGGGATCGACTTCAGCATCCGAGTCCATGTAATATCCTGTATTACGTAGAAGCATAATAATTGGTTACTAATATATGAGAATGTTTGCTTTATTTTTG is drawn from Cryptosporidium parvum Iowa II chromosome 4, whole genome shotgun sequence and contains these coding sequences:
- a CDS encoding TPR repeat protein gives rise to the protein MPDKDKEIKVLKMQLDSNLSIAYLKLQDYPNAIHYANKALEYESNNLKALHHKCIALFELSEYKQCVECADIALKVEPNNVVFKKVRYNALLKQKQYISKSKKIVSCTI
- a CDS encoding ERCC4/XP-G-type excision repair nuclease, whose amino-acid sequence is EKLLNAIKSEELSWIGLERHKKTLVVPLSDITEGEILAKLSNSSIYQDRYKEENDIQKIIVDIREFRSSLPYQLFCKGVKIIPMSLEIGDYVISRDVCIERKSLPDLVNSLSNGRLFTQLQWISKHYSTPVILIELNSLIEILNHQGMQQNFLPMKFNSCDIYLKLILLTRHFPNIKFIWSCNSSFSSLVILRIKKDREQPNLKDASTLNTGILKANDISIEKEKKSKGKKRKVSSDSTKSNYYATAFLRYLPGINAKNIKVLTSNFRSIKEIINTPLENLINHLGISFGTSLFRALHEGYSENINLR
- a CDS encoding RAD1, NH2 terminal ERCC4-like helicase domain; translation: MQLLPFQKSILNDINNHKSCLIILSKGLGIFNIIYNYLTNTEINSGNSIFILNLSVPEVDSFKLFVQNMDQKQHDKNKDKFTRNGSLLSSKLVAINSEMNLNKRKAFYSNGGIYIITSRILLTDLLSEKLDFSHIDGIILFNAESLNVRNWNDAFILQLFKSKNPNGFIKGISQRPEILNQGYFGPGITMRYLGATDLFLYPRNNTIVEESFKLTQKIKVIEKSVKATEYFYVIQKCIKILLEKGLHEILKFNPNIELTMYDLLYNSSKKLKNKIESLTQDLWYKMTSKHKQITKDIISLRNLLELLYLSDASEFFFCLECIRSSKLIDTSWMLTTEFETLYKVSRSRIFRINNEANNNSSGSETPFTLSLEVNPVYIQLIDIISNIGKELTDDDISTLLQENDLYVRLSVKKNQIELNSNLNSLGKNAETKTCDETIFVETDGIEYGLDQNEYSQINEKYVEICSNILNNNFVHKVPEYRVLLIIPDEFYLTIAEVEFLVLNGPQNFSAMKLIETLQNIEFDLASGVSNIITKIISSFGATTCTNSNEKLHSFNQLRDVLSKLIKNNSNLNYSYSSNDLIINSIPNLSVSENNDLNQIIKNDRINPKIIISHPSVNVQGKKTIVFLLKSN
- a CDS encoding RhoGAP domain containing protein with a Sec14D domain at the N-terminus, giving the protein KSILSYEETRFIFYLGDDVLQRPVIMLVSCFLPPTVDELDKAMRYAVHYTKEFVRTEFIIIQCLTRTNILSDGSSNFLQQFYSLLPTEYKKNLKKVIMFHYGVSNRALLTITSSYMSPRFMRKLEYADSIRELYRFIPDISEEELLNRLPFIVKHDDAELLGLEAPALLSMSLLEQCICNGYNVPGYGKIPAVIVDFVQKLSKPDIVIIPNLFSLQTSADKLTSIIGEVDSGVPFRSADSDPSTLVSAFKLILNSLDEPLLGSETFHSIVRQCKSSGTHELAHSFYINFLKETISKLPDSSKLVIKFLVDFLHFVSTKSSINNMTAHKIAEILSPAFCRPNSMKNITMFQSIPPCVECITVLISDCQSIFNNILPDINSFDHLREVKENLRKKQLEEAEEEEEAEEVEGEEEEEEEEEEEGQPELLGTEDKDEVESEENN